The sequence cacttcgaacaacttttttcaagtgccagccaggccatcaccacctcggcatgatctgcctaggatccgacgtataacacgcgtcaataccgaagctccatcactgctagagattcaaacagccatccaaagcatgaaatcgaataaagccccaggggtcgaccgcatatcagccgagatgctcaaagctgaccccatgacatccgctcaactaatgcatcgtttatttcataatatctgggacaccgcaactttcccggtcgactggatgcaaggtatcttagtaaaggtgcccaaaaagggtgacctgactgtatgcgataactggcgaggcattatgttgctgtgtaccgttctcaaagttctgtgcaaaattatcctaggggccgtccagaaaccacgtggtcatatatggggggagggggggtttgcaaaatgaccacgataagccacatggggggagggggggtgttgctctcgaaccacgtggtctttttttatacgaaaagtttttgatgattAACAATAGCggtataaaaaatacaaatcattaacgcaaagcgcatcttagaacCGATGCCCaagtagcgtcttttcaactcagcgttgaaaagacgtaggtgtgcatcgaaaaTAACCGGTAACGCAGGTTCGGTCGCAACGTCGTCGATGcgtatctgcgttatttgaccatcttagtcTTAGCCCTGTAGTGTTGGGAAGTAAGTcttagaaaaataaataaataaagttaaACAGTATATTCCGATATGTATtagagaaataataaatatataattattattttcatcTTGAAATTATAAATGGAAAATCGACTAATTATTTCATAGCGCCCATTGCTATTTGGTAAACATAATTGAATGACGTGACGTCATACGAACGAAAGGAATGGTGCAAATCCGAATGATTGATTCGTCAGCCATGCATCACTAGTgctacatgttcatgataggcATAGTTGTGGGTGCATACACTGATAAGGCTTCAGTTAAACAACGGATGTGTAGAAACGCATCGACCTGGGCATCCTGCAGCCAGGGCCTCACAGGAGTAGGCCTGAGAGGAGTTCCCAGTGACAGTAGTAGACAGtgagtaagcgggtggcaccgccctctgCTGGTTGAAATGTCACTGGAGTATCAGATTACCAACATCAATTCAAGTAGAGAGCAGTGCTCTTACTTGAATTGTCGTTCGGTGGAGAAAGCATCAGCTCCGATGGCGAGTAACGGGTACACCGCTCTCTGCTAATCGGAGCGAGGATGCTTCGATCGCGACAAGCCCATTCCCATAAAaaagataaacgaaaaaacaggttgcgattcagtctcaatttccacaaaaaaaattgaaaaggaaaaatgggaaaatataaagaaaaaatccgccgcgccacagccgcagatggtttttggcatcacgccgctgacacttttgcattagcggactgcagctacaattttgaaaaatgttcatgtttttacaataatccaagaaaaaaacttcaaaagaatttcttgtggatattcaggaaaaatccagtaaaaaaattgcctgtaaaaactttgactttacttcatacaatcctgataaagtgctggcattccgaatgatttttgaacaattctctgtgaaaaattttgcttggaaattttgctacaaattgttaatgaaaaaaaaaacaaaacaactccagcgtaaattccgaaaaaaaattcaacaataataaattagcacttttgagagcaaaaactgcaattgtaaaataagaattttacataaagaaatcaaaatgttccacgaaaaaaatacaaaattttcatgaataaatcaatattagcaataaacaattacaaaaattttcacaaaataaatatttttatctacacataatctctatataataaaaatgagttgagatttccttcttgacgatttaactcgcaaaccggttgaccgatttgcaagattttcccctaattgattcgttttgggatccgcaatgtttgtatatacaaaaagttagtgaatttaacggggaaatgtaaaaagtcattaaaatacaatttttggtcagctgttgaggaaaagaaaacaaacgcacggaaattgatctagagtgcggtgctgcaaatagttcattgtgacatttgcaacacctgggcaatgctgggtttctttcgcatcaataaagagcaataataaataatgatatggaaatgctaatatcatcttccagtGGAGTGGCCAgtagagatatatcagcttcaaCACTGTTATTCTTctctcccccttcatacgggagtttggcagaaggaaggtcgtgcgatatgtgccatcacaaatattgccctccgctcgctttcaaatcgacttctataaaaacattcttcatgcctgccgtatcctaacggaactatcaattctatactttcgcctctaatgctatcatgaacatgtacgtccaagtttggaagatgatattagcatttccatatcattgtaaatcgtttaacttcacgtagaagtaacacacacaaaatcattaatttagaataaaaaataagcaaataagaaagaaaagcaaccaaattgataaaaatttccatgaacttcaaacgcttttaaagaagggttaatctatggaaaaaaaatttttaaaaatttttaggCTGGGTTTTCATTTTAGTCGATATcgtatcttagaacatcgactcatggaaggtcttgaaagtaataaatgaaatcgcattggctcaatggacctgcttggatgcttagcgatgcacgaatacatcgttcaggacttggttgatcggtcgtttcaaaactccataatatcatgtcttaggacattttgtttcttgtcatgattttgatactttcgaggatatgtacttcagagcagtttggcctatgacacccgaaaaaagtacgactttttagttctttctatactagttttggcaagatcgagtggaaacccctaaatatgtacgttaaatccatgtaaaaaaatcgtcctgagagggttaaataccaaaatatgacaataaattctagaataccaaaaggaacccaaagatattaaagactgtagatttaaaatgaaaacttgcattttaagccaatacacattacaacttgataacataatcaaaatgttcgaattcatgaaaatttataatttccatgctgggtttagtttgattttgaatcagttaaaatagtccatcttcaaaattgatcggattaaccatatgttttagttatataaggttttttttttaaattacttaaaaaaaccacgtggtcaaaggggggggggtctgccaaatgaccacgataagccacttGGGGGGGGGgttaaaaaacttcaaaaatataaccacgtggtttctggatggccccccccggattcaggagaagatcgatgcgactctccggcggcagcaagccggattccgtgccggaagatcctgtgtggaccatattgtcacgctccgcatcattctggagcaggtcaacgaattccaacacacttaaaataaatcgcagatttctgtgaaatttcaccgaaatctcaacagcagaactgttcggtgaaaATTTTACAGATTAACAAATCTggtgttgagatttcggtgaaatgaagcaaaattcaccgaaatctgtgaaatgatttaagtgtgaagagtccctttacttggtattcattgactacgaaaatgctttcgaccgtctcaatcacgagaatatgtggggcgccctgagacgcaagggagttcctgagaaaatcatcggcctcatcgaagcacagtacgaggccttttcgtgtagagtgctgcacaatggggtcctgtccgaccctatccgggtcgtagctggtgtgaggcaaggatgtatcctatcaccgttactgttcctcatcgtaatcgatgagattctggtaggtgcgattgaccgtgaaccaaaccgcgggctgttatggcagtctataaccatggagcatctaaacgacttcgaattggctgatgacgttgcactcctcgcgcaacggcgctctgatatgcagagtaagctcaacgaccttgccgagcgctcctcttcggcaggtttagtcatcaacgtcaacaaaaccaaatcgttggatgtaaacacggcgactccttccagtttcacagtagccgggcaaccagtggagaatgttgaaagcttccaatatcttggtagccaaatggcgtcggacggcggtaccaagatcgacataggcgctcggatcaagaaagcaagggctgcctttgcgagtttaagaaatatctggaaaaacaggcagataagtgaacacaccaaaatacgaattttcaactctaacgtgaaatctgtgctgttatacgctagcgaaacatagtgtgtatcagtggagaacactcaacggctgcaggtgttctttaacagatgcctgcggtatataattcgggcctggtggcctcacaactggatctcaaacaatgagctccatcgtcgttgtcaccagaggccgatagcaacagaaattcgggatcggaagtggggctgggtcggccacactctacgtaggggcggaaacgaaatctgtaaacaagcattagactggaacccagcgggacatcgcagcagaggcagacccagaggctcatggcggcgaagcctcaataaagaaataaaagaagtcgaccgaaatctaacctggcaacaggttaaagcgatagccgggcaacgctcaggatggagatctttcaagtcggccctttgcaccaccggaggtgtacaggatccgtaagtaagtaagtataaaATGGGTAGTGAATCTTTGAACAATGTACAAGAAGGATGATTGCAATAGATAGCATTCGTTCAATGACATTTTGTTCATATGAATAACTTGGGGTGGTTTTTGACATTCCGCAATTTGTCATACAAtccttattttcatttacagcaaacaATAGGGGTATCTCAGTGAAGGTTAAtgctcgaaggggtacctcttaaaaaaaggttgagaaccgctgccctacACATAATGTGACCTGGGAGAGAGAAACAGATTCGAAAAATGTTtgtgtcaagccgagccgaaaAGTAGCTGTCATGAAATGTCAGTGCGAGCCGAGAACAAAACTCTCGACTAGAAAATTTTCTaaggcaatataacaacaataacacacaaaacaaaatttggtcTTTTTAGGTgcgcctacgttgattgtttATTATTGTAGAAAATTTTCTTGTTGCCTGACGAcagtatttgtttatttgatgtgtagtatcgagagctccctcccagAATGTGACCAGCTGTATTTTTTAActttgttttacaaatttatttcaatttatacagccttacaaatattcttatattttttttgggccaaaatctatgcgaaatgcacttttggaaGATTCATTGTTGAGCCAGTGACGCtatccagataggcgtcccgcgtttcgcatgACGCTTGCGGGTCACATTAcctacacagtataagaaaagtccaaccccgtactactttccgtttttaattaaatcgcttccagaatttttgagaagagttttaaaaaaaatgtttccaaaGTTAGTTACTAAAACATCTTTTATGTTTCCccgcgcatttttttttcaaatatcattcttcgacttcttcatgcaaccttttttttctttgtctgTCATATAGAGCTCGGACCTAgtttcatgcaacctttaatcgtcaaTCGTTTAAGATATTAAATAtattaatataaatatattaaTATATTAAATTTTAGGCCCTCCTCCTATAAATACGCTATACCTACTTGCATACAAGCATGCTGCGGTACGCAGTAAGCCTTCAAGCAGTAGGCCGGCCACGTGATTGTATTTTGAAAACAACGTGCGCGTGACAGCTGCTTCGttagttttgaaatatttagaaGTGCCTTGTATTTTTCATCAGCAAATTTTCCTAATCCTGTACGTTTTGCTTTCGAGACAGCCAAATATAATAAGATAAAAATGTACCTAGATATGGGGTTGGTTTCGGTGCGGAATAATGGCCGGCTTGCTGCTGTGTGGCTAGCCGCTACCAATAAACCCCTGTTCCGACGACACTTCGAACGCCGGCAGTGCGAGAGCATCGACATCGATGACATGTGGTAAGGGGAGGAAATACATTTTCTGGTTATTTAATAAAATGAATTTTGCATATCTTATGTATTTTAGTAATTCTATCCTCGATTGCGTGACTAATCAACCGTTTATCATGGTGGCAAAACTTGCGTACGGCGCAGTCTACATTTATCAGCAACAAGTGCAGTATTTGTATGGTAATAGCCTactcagattacgccatttattataataaatatcatgataaagaGTAACTTGTTGTCAATACCCTCCCCACacattcatttttctttccctATACttttaacacgatatttattatGATATATCTAAATAGGCTATAAACTGTTTTCCTTATAATATGCACTAATGCTCTTTATAACGACAAAAATCCTAACAGAAAAAGTCAGCACGGCGGCATGCCTCCAGACCGCTGCTTTTCAGGGGTTGAGGAAATCAAGGTGAGAACATTAATATTGTGGTTATTCTacttagattaaaaaaaaaagtttctttaatCTAATTCAAAATCTCGATCCCGATGTTTGATGTTTGTCTATGATAtcgtaaataaaatgtaatctTCAAAATGTATTCAtcattttcatgttttttttttgagtagCCAAAAATCATCGACGAAAACCGGATGTCGGACAACATCCCTTGAAGAGCGCTTCGATGATTTTCTAGAGGATCCATCTGTTCTACCTGTGGATGTCATAACTCAACTGCTGGCCGGCGATAAAAATACCAGCGTTGTTCGTGCTGATGATATCACAATGCAGGAGATTGGGAATGACACTCTTCAGGCAACGGTTGAATCTACTTTCAATGTTCAGAACAGCGGTTTTGGAGAAATTGATATATCGGAAATCGTACAGGACACGGATGATCGTGATTTGGATGATTTTACAAAAGTCAGTGATTCAACCACGTGTATTCGAGAAACTGTGATGGATTATCCAGGAATTGAGAGTACTTCTATGGCCATTATGTAATAATTGCATTATGCTATGgcatttattcaaatattcaatCTGGTCTTTTATGTTCTTTCAGAGATATGCCCATTGCAAGCACCAGCACCATGCAACTCCATGAACCTAATGTGAACAGCTCGGCCTGTGTCACGGCAGATCAACAGCTTGTAGCAATGACGTTGAATCCTATGAACAATCCGAATTATGTATTTGAGATGCCAATAATGTCCTCCCAAGGGTATTACATGTCTATTAGCTGGCAtcatgcgactatttctcactAATAACTCATCAAAAGTCATTATCTAGGTCAGACATCAACACGTCTCTCAAAGAACGCCAAACAACGACGCTTATTTATTAACAAGAAGACCACACTGGACTATGTTGTAATGAAACGCGCCATCGAAGACTGCTCGAGTAACCAGCGGTGCAAGGTAAGCCACGTGAGAATGTACTTAAACCAAAATAGTGTCTTCCTAGTAACGACATTTGCAACCTCTTAGAACCCGCGCCACGACATCGTTGCACTGAAACAGATAAGATATCCGTTTGATCAGGCGCGAACTATTCTGCAACAGCCGATTCGGGGAACGCGATCTTCAGTGTTGGCCAGTTTATTTACTCGAAACACCCGGAAACGCAAATATAACGCGTGTGGAGAGGATTTTTCGCTGAATGGGCATATAGATCATCCAAAGAAAAACAGAACTATTGCACAACCAGCAATTCCAGAAATTGTAGCACCATCGCCTGTTATGCGATCAACAGATCAGAATACATCGTTCAGCAACATCACTGATCACGATCAAGCAGTTCAAATTACGTCACCTCCAGAGCCACATACTTGTGTTATGAATGAATTGATCActgaaaatatcgataattctcatttggagaatcgtCACACGTGCCACTCAACAGAACCAGGACGAGAAATCCTCGAATCGAATCTGATGAATCTTCTGACGGAACTATGGGACAAGAATCAAGGCCCGATTTCCATGAAATCTCTGGCAGGAAGATTTCCCAGTAAACTAGAAGCCGCTACATGTTTTTCGACTATTTTGGGTAAGTAGTGTTCTCATAATGGGCCGATCAAATATAGTTGTAAGACGTGCGGTGATTTCCGATCTAGGGAATTTACGGGTGGATTATATTCTCTTCTCATTCTTAAATGCACAAATTATTGCTtcgttttgaaatctaaatgagggcaacag comes from Armigeres subalbatus isolate Guangzhou_Male chromosome 2, GZ_Asu_2, whole genome shotgun sequence and encodes:
- the LOC134216093 gene encoding uncharacterized protein LOC134216093; its protein translation is MYLDMGLVSVRNNGRLAAVWLAATNKPLFRRHFERRQCESIDIDDMCNSILDCVTNQPFIMVAKLAYGAVYIYQQQVQYLYEKVSTAACLQTAAFQGLRKSSQKSSTKTGCRTTSLEERFDDFLEDPSVLPVDVITQLLAGDKNTSVVRADDITMQEIGNDTLQATVESTFNVQNSGFGEIDISEIVQDTDDRDLDDFTKVSDSTTCIRETVMDYPGIESTSMAIIDMPIASTSTMQLHEPNVNSSACVTADQQLVAMTLNPMNNPNYVFEMPIMSSQGHYLGQTSTRLSKNAKQRRLFINKKTTLDYVVMKRAIEDCSSNQRCKNPRHDIVALKQIRYPFDQARTILQQPIRGTRSSVLASLFTRNTRKRKYNACGEDFSLNGHIDHPKKNRTIAQPAIPEIVAPSPVMRSTDQNTSFSNITDHDQAVQITSPPEPHTCVMNELITENIDNSHLENRHTCHSTEPGREILESNLMNLLTELWDKNQGPISMKSLAGRFPSKLEAATCFSTILVLITKRKLHIIKNESNEIIEILPH